A genomic region of Tsukamurella pulmonis contains the following coding sequences:
- a CDS encoding RsmB/NOP family class I SAM-dependent RNA methyltransferase — MTDPARSAALQTLAAVRERGAYANLVLPGLLRDKRLTGRDAAFATELTYGTSRAQGLLDAVIENASGRSVSDIDGPVLDALRLGVYQLLRTRVGAHAAVSETVDSVKESSGRGAAGFANAVLRKVSRDDEDTWVGRIAPSAADDLLGHLAMQYAHPRWIAEAFWESLRANGITSMGQLQALLASDDARPPVHLVARPGEISAEELALVVEGEPGELSPYAVHLSGGDPGALDPVRDGLAGVQDEGSQLVARAAAVAPLEGDDAGRWLDLCAGPGGKAALLGSLASIDGARVDAVEPAEHRAELVRKAVKGLPVDVHVADGRDSGLEPGYDRVLVDAPCSGIGALRRRPEARWRKQPSDVEGLTVLQRELLVAAAELTRPGGVVLYATCSPHVAETIGVVGDDDLLASAGLERIDTRPLIPETDLPLGEGPHVQLWPHLHGTDGMFFQALRKR; from the coding sequence ATGACCGATCCCGCGCGCAGCGCCGCGCTGCAGACCCTCGCCGCCGTCCGTGAGCGGGGCGCGTACGCGAACCTGGTGCTGCCCGGCCTGCTGCGCGACAAGCGTCTCACCGGGCGCGACGCGGCCTTCGCGACCGAGCTGACCTACGGCACCAGCCGCGCGCAGGGCCTGCTCGACGCGGTGATCGAGAACGCCTCGGGCCGTTCCGTCTCCGACATCGACGGGCCGGTGCTCGATGCGCTGCGGCTCGGCGTCTACCAGCTGCTGCGCACCCGCGTCGGCGCGCACGCCGCCGTCTCCGAAACGGTGGACTCGGTGAAGGAGAGCTCGGGCCGCGGCGCGGCGGGCTTCGCCAACGCCGTGCTGCGCAAGGTCTCGCGCGACGACGAGGACACCTGGGTCGGCCGGATCGCGCCGTCGGCCGCCGACGACCTGCTCGGGCACCTGGCGATGCAGTACGCCCATCCGCGCTGGATCGCCGAGGCCTTCTGGGAGTCGTTGCGGGCCAACGGCATCACGTCGATGGGGCAGCTGCAGGCGCTGCTCGCCTCCGACGACGCCCGGCCGCCGGTGCACCTCGTGGCGCGGCCGGGGGAGATCTCGGCCGAGGAGCTGGCGCTGGTGGTCGAGGGGGAGCCCGGCGAGCTCTCGCCCTACGCGGTGCACCTGTCCGGCGGCGATCCCGGCGCGCTCGATCCGGTGCGCGACGGCCTCGCCGGCGTGCAGGACGAGGGCAGTCAGCTGGTGGCCCGCGCCGCGGCGGTCGCGCCGCTGGAGGGCGACGACGCCGGCCGCTGGCTCGACCTGTGCGCCGGTCCCGGCGGCAAGGCCGCGCTGCTCGGCTCGCTGGCGTCCATCGACGGTGCCCGGGTCGATGCCGTCGAGCCCGCCGAGCACCGCGCCGAGCTGGTACGCAAGGCCGTGAAGGGGCTGCCGGTCGACGTGCACGTCGCCGACGGGCGCGACAGCGGCCTCGAGCCGGGCTACGACCGCGTGCTGGTCGACGCGCCCTGCTCGGGAATCGGCGCACTGCGCCGCCGCCCCGAGGCGCGCTGGCGCAAGCAGCCCTCGGACGTCGAGGGCCTGACGGTGCTGCAGCGCGAGCTGCTCGTCGCGGCCGCCGAGCTGACCCGCCCGGGCGGCGTGGTGCTCTACGCGACCTGCTCGCCGCACGTGGCCGAGACGATCGGTGTCGTCGGCGACGACGACCTGCTCGCGTCCGCCGGGCTGGAGCGGATCGATACCCGCCCCCTGATCCCGGAGACGGATCTGCCGCTGGGCGAGGGGCCGCACGTGCAGCTCTGGCCGCATCTGCACGGCACCGACGGGATGTTCTTCCAGGCGCTGCGCAAGCGGTGA
- a CDS encoding methionyl-tRNA formyltransferase, whose protein sequence is MRLLFAGTPEPAVPALRALLASEHEIVGVLTRPDARSGRGRGVRRSPVGQVADEAGIPVLTPATLRDREARAAIVDLAPDCCPVVAYGGMIPPDLLDVPAHGWINLHFSLLPAWRGAAPVQAAIEAGDEVTGASTFRIEEGLDTGPVFGVLTERIRPDDTASVLLDRLAEHGAELLTRTVDGVEAGALQAQPQSADGVSHAPKVTVDGARVRFDRPAVAVDRHIRAMTDAPGAWVPLGDARLKLGPVTVEAEPVGLAPGELHVTKRAVFVGTATAALRLGSVQPPGKKPMPAADWARGARIEDGTIIGVEQ, encoded by the coding sequence ATGCGGCTGCTGTTCGCGGGGACTCCCGAGCCCGCCGTGCCGGCGCTCCGCGCGCTGCTGGCCTCCGAGCACGAGATCGTGGGCGTGCTGACCCGCCCCGACGCGCGGTCCGGTCGCGGCCGGGGCGTGCGTCGCTCGCCCGTCGGGCAGGTCGCCGACGAGGCCGGGATCCCGGTGCTCACCCCGGCGACCCTGCGCGATCGCGAGGCGCGCGCGGCGATCGTGGACCTGGCGCCGGACTGCTGCCCGGTGGTCGCCTACGGTGGGATGATCCCGCCGGACCTGCTGGACGTGCCCGCCCACGGCTGGATCAACCTGCACTTCTCGCTGCTGCCCGCGTGGCGCGGCGCGGCGCCCGTCCAGGCCGCGATCGAGGCCGGCGACGAGGTGACCGGCGCGTCGACCTTCCGGATCGAGGAGGGGCTCGACACCGGCCCCGTGTTCGGCGTGCTCACCGAGCGCATCCGCCCGGACGACACCGCGTCGGTGCTGCTCGACCGCCTCGCCGAGCACGGTGCGGAACTGCTCACGCGGACCGTCGACGGGGTGGAGGCCGGGGCGCTGCAGGCGCAGCCCCAGTCCGCCGACGGGGTCTCGCACGCGCCGAAGGTCACCGTCGACGGCGCGCGGGTCCGGTTCGACCGGCCCGCCGTCGCCGTCGACCGGCACATCCGCGCCATGACCGACGCTCCCGGCGCGTGGGTGCCGCTCGGCGACGCGCGGCTCAAGCTGGGGCCGGTCACCGTCGAGGCCGAGCCCGTGGGTCTGGCGCCGGGCGAGCTGCACGTGACCAAGCGCGCCGTGTTCGTGGGCACCGCCACCGCGGCACTGCGGCTGGGCTCCGTGCAGCCGCCGGGCAAGAAGCCCATGCCCGCCGCCGACTGGGCGCGCGGGGCACGTATCGAGGACGGCACGATCATCGGAGTGGAGCAATGA
- the def gene encoding peptide deformylase, with amino-acid sequence MSVLPIRIYPDPVLRTPADEVTVFDADLARLVADMIDTMHHHNGAGLAAPQVGVSKRVFVYGCGGREGHLINPVWRAVGDEMQTAAEGCLSIPEVRGDCTRHMRVVAEGVDLTGAPVTLEATEVLARCIQHESDHLDGVLYLSRLEPEERKAVMRVIRSSPWFTDPATTLSAGASGGRG; translated from the coding sequence ATGAGCGTGCTCCCCATTCGGATCTATCCGGACCCCGTGCTGCGGACCCCCGCGGACGAGGTGACCGTCTTCGACGCCGATCTGGCCCGGCTGGTGGCCGACATGATCGACACGATGCACCACCACAACGGCGCCGGCCTGGCCGCGCCCCAGGTGGGCGTGAGCAAGCGGGTCTTCGTCTACGGCTGCGGTGGGCGCGAGGGGCACCTGATCAATCCGGTGTGGCGCGCCGTCGGCGACGAGATGCAGACGGCCGCCGAGGGCTGCCTGTCGATCCCGGAGGTCCGCGGCGACTGCACCCGGCACATGCGCGTCGTGGCCGAGGGCGTCGATCTCACCGGTGCGCCCGTCACCCTCGAGGCGACCGAGGTGCTGGCGCGCTGCATCCAGCACGAGAGCGACCATCTCGACGGTGTGCTCTACCTGAGCCGCCTCGAGCCCGAGGAGCGCAAGGCCGTGATGCGGGTGATCCGCAGCTCGCCCTGGTTCACCGATCCCGCGACCACGCTGAGCGCGGGCGCGAGCGGCGGACGCGGCTGA
- a CDS encoding alpha/beta hydrolase family protein, whose protein sequence is MQLARARRPLIGAAVCLSVLFGTACTPTVQNGAGAPSSSAPAAPSVSYPPVNPATLVGKFPVTQPQRIVYPVPDGVSDPEQNYGELYLPANPAIAQNPSGGPLSARTAIELPDRIPVVVLLHGGGWRTPSAAGSMSEMARSLVSHGVAVWNVEYRRIGAGGGYPITLTDTAAAIDYLQTVKAQYAPNLDLDDVVVAGHSAGGQLAVWASARSMLTPGAMGSVPAVTPAAVVSMGGVLDMRRAVADGNVNTRLFLGLPDEFPQQFAVADPIQNINPQVPVTCFNGTADRIVRPAGCEAFITALRAKGGRGETVLLPGAGHNIYLPSQSQNRYWPVVQKAILGYIDEFRPRGGR, encoded by the coding sequence GTGCAGCTCGCGCGCGCCCGGCGGCCGCTGATCGGCGCCGCCGTCTGCCTTTCCGTGCTCTTCGGCACGGCGTGCACCCCCACCGTGCAGAACGGGGCGGGTGCACCCTCGTCGTCGGCGCCCGCGGCGCCGTCCGTGTCGTACCCGCCGGTCAACCCCGCGACGCTGGTGGGCAAGTTCCCCGTCACCCAGCCGCAGCGCATCGTCTACCCCGTGCCGGACGGCGTCTCCGACCCCGAGCAGAACTACGGCGAGCTGTACCTGCCTGCCAACCCGGCGATCGCGCAGAACCCGTCGGGCGGCCCGCTGAGCGCCCGCACGGCCATCGAGTTGCCCGACCGGATCCCCGTCGTGGTGCTGCTGCACGGCGGCGGCTGGCGCACGCCGTCGGCCGCGGGGTCGATGTCGGAGATGGCCCGCTCCCTGGTCAGCCACGGCGTGGCGGTGTGGAACGTCGAGTACCGGCGGATCGGCGCCGGCGGCGGCTACCCCATCACGCTCACCGACACCGCCGCGGCGATCGACTACCTGCAGACGGTCAAGGCGCAGTACGCACCGAACCTCGACCTCGACGACGTGGTCGTCGCCGGGCACTCGGCGGGCGGCCAGCTCGCCGTCTGGGCCTCCGCCCGATCGATGCTGACGCCGGGCGCGATGGGCAGCGTCCCCGCGGTCACCCCGGCCGCCGTGGTGTCCATGGGCGGCGTGCTGGACATGCGTCGCGCGGTCGCCGACGGCAACGTCAACACCCGCCTGTTCCTCGGCCTGCCCGACGAGTTCCCGCAGCAGTTCGCGGTGGCCGACCCGATCCAGAACATCAACCCCCAGGTCCCGGTGACGTGCTTCAACGGCACCGCCGACCGCATCGTCCGGCCCGCCGGATGTGAAGCCTTCATCACCGCTCTGCGTGCCAAGGGCGGCCGTGGCGAGACCGTGCTGCTGCCCGGCGCGGGCCACAACATCTACCTCCCCTCGCAGTCCCAGAACCGCTACTGGCCCGTGGTCCAGAAGGCGATCCTGGGTTACATCGACGAGTTCCGGCCGCGCGGGGGGCGGTGA
- the gdhA gene encoding NADP-specific glutamate dehydrogenase: protein MAHAETTLDGLYSEVLHRNPGETEFHQAAKEVLESLAPVVTKHPEYVDAAVIRRLCEPERQIIFRVPWQDDQGNVQLNRGFRVEFNSALGPFKGGLRFHPSVYLGIVKFLGFEQIFKNSLTGLSIGGGKGGSDFDPKGRSDGEIMRFCQSFMTELYRHIGEYTDVPAGDIGVGGREIGYLFGQYKRITNRYESGVLTGKGLTWGGSQVRTEATGYGAVFFLSEMLKTQGQSFDGKRVVVSGSGNVAVYATEKVEQLGGTVIACSDSSGYVVDEKGIDLELLKDVKERRRARIDVYAAERGAIFVPGGSVWDVPCDIALPCATQNELDGDAADRLIKNGTSYVAEGANMPCTPDAVKLFSEAKVAFAPGKAANAGGVATSALEMQQNASRDSWSFDYTEDRLADIMRGIHDRCLETADEYGSPGDYVTGANIAGFIRVANAMLALGVV from the coding sequence ATGGCGCACGCAGAAACCACCTTGGACGGGCTGTACAGTGAAGTGCTGCACCGGAATCCGGGTGAGACCGAGTTCCACCAGGCGGCGAAGGAAGTTCTCGAGAGCCTCGCCCCGGTGGTGACCAAGCACCCCGAGTACGTCGACGCGGCCGTCATCCGCCGCCTCTGCGAGCCGGAGCGCCAGATCATCTTCCGTGTGCCGTGGCAGGACGACCAGGGCAACGTCCAGCTCAACCGCGGCTTCCGCGTCGAGTTCAACTCGGCCCTCGGCCCGTTCAAGGGCGGCCTGCGCTTCCACCCGTCGGTCTACCTCGGCATCGTCAAGTTCCTCGGCTTCGAGCAGATCTTCAAGAACTCGCTCACCGGCCTGTCCATCGGCGGAGGCAAGGGCGGCTCGGACTTCGACCCCAAGGGTCGCAGCGACGGCGAGATCATGCGCTTCTGCCAGTCCTTCATGACCGAGCTCTACCGCCACATCGGCGAGTACACCGACGTCCCCGCGGGCGACATCGGCGTGGGCGGCCGCGAGATCGGCTACCTGTTCGGCCAGTACAAGCGCATCACCAACCGCTACGAGTCGGGCGTCCTCACCGGCAAGGGCCTGACCTGGGGCGGCTCGCAGGTGCGCACCGAGGCCACCGGGTACGGCGCGGTCTTCTTCCTGAGCGAGATGCTCAAGACCCAGGGCCAGTCGTTCGACGGCAAGCGCGTCGTCGTCTCCGGCTCCGGCAACGTGGCGGTCTACGCCACCGAGAAGGTCGAGCAGCTGGGCGGCACCGTCATCGCCTGCTCCGACTCGTCGGGCTACGTGGTGGACGAGAAGGGCATCGACCTCGAGCTGCTCAAGGACGTCAAGGAGCGCCGTCGCGCCCGCATCGACGTCTACGCGGCCGAGCGCGGTGCGATCTTCGTGCCGGGCGGGTCCGTCTGGGACGTGCCGTGCGACATCGCGCTGCCCTGCGCCACCCAGAACGAGCTCGACGGCGACGCCGCCGACCGGCTGATCAAGAACGGCACGTCCTACGTCGCCGAAGGTGCCAACATGCCGTGCACCCCGGACGCCGTGAAGCTCTTCTCCGAGGCCAAGGTCGCGTTCGCCCCCGGCAAGGCGGCCAACGCCGGCGGCGTCGCGACCAGCGCGCTGGAGATGCAGCAGAACGCCTCGCGCGATTCCTGGTCCTTCGACTACACCGAGGACCGCCTCGCCGACATCATGCGCGGCATCCACGACCGCTGCCTGGAGACCGCCGACGAGTACGGCAGCCCGGGCGACTACGTCACCGGCGCCAACATCGCGGGCTTCATCCGCGTCGCCAACGCGATGCTCGCGCTGGGCGTCGTCTAG
- a CDS encoding neutral/alkaline non-lysosomal ceramidase N-terminal domain-containing protein, whose amino-acid sequence MSETTMRTGWAKADITGEPWGVGLMGYGMPGQRGRGLLSRQWARAVVVAAGEQRVAVVVADIGMFFQAAVDEITDRLAAVTGGRLSAANVVLTATHTHCGPGGHGRHALYNITTLGRHRRTFHRLVDGVVRAVLDAEAALAPARLSLARGELHDASVNRSASSFDRNPDRDRLPGRIDPAVTLLRIERDGELRAAIEWFAVHCTSMGNGNRLISSDNKGWAAAAWEAAQRTRHPDFVAAFAQTNSGDMSPNLGGAAGHGPTDDERENTAEIGRRQLAAARRLAAGPGRDLAPVVDHRLTHVDFGAAHTAAGPTGRAVLGAAFAAGTSDGLGSPAFHQGPGNRIGAISRALYRRRPELAARQAPKEMFLPVGALGWVQERLPVQLVRLGELHLLCVPVEVTVTAGARLRDAVAAAAGIDAGDVLVQGYANGYAHYLTTPEEYDAQRYEAGSTVFGRNELAAFVEAAQRLAADMAVPRPSERGTPPPRQRPGRLGSPSGSTVLSRPRPVRVTAVHTPGPDGRLTVEFACPHPNRVIPESYLRVERRDGDAWTLVADDDAPSTELSWTRRAGAFTAAVTVRELPTGVYRVGYAQERPGHYVWTGPLRVR is encoded by the coding sequence GTGAGTGAGACGACGATGCGGACGGGCTGGGCGAAAGCGGACATCACGGGCGAGCCGTGGGGCGTCGGCCTGATGGGGTACGGCATGCCGGGCCAGCGGGGCCGCGGGCTGCTGAGCCGGCAGTGGGCGCGCGCGGTCGTCGTCGCCGCCGGTGAGCAGCGCGTCGCCGTCGTGGTCGCCGACATCGGCATGTTCTTCCAGGCCGCCGTCGACGAGATCACCGACCGGCTCGCCGCCGTCACCGGCGGGCGGCTCTCCGCCGCGAACGTCGTGCTCACGGCGACCCACACGCACTGCGGTCCGGGCGGCCACGGCCGGCACGCGCTCTACAACATCACCACCCTCGGCCGGCACCGGCGCACCTTCCACCGGCTCGTCGACGGGGTGGTGCGCGCCGTCCTCGACGCCGAAGCCGCCCTGGCGCCCGCGCGGCTCTCGCTCGCGCGCGGCGAGCTGCACGACGCCTCCGTCAACCGCAGCGCGAGCTCGTTCGACCGCAACCCGGACCGCGACCGCCTCCCGGGCCGGATCGACCCCGCCGTGACCCTGCTGCGCATCGAGCGCGACGGCGAGCTGCGCGCCGCGATCGAGTGGTTCGCCGTGCACTGCACGTCGATGGGCAACGGGAACCGCCTCATCAGCTCCGACAACAAGGGCTGGGCGGCCGCGGCGTGGGAGGCCGCGCAGCGCACGCGGCATCCGGACTTCGTGGCGGCCTTCGCACAGACCAACTCCGGCGACATGTCACCGAACCTCGGTGGCGCGGCGGGGCACGGTCCCACCGACGACGAGCGCGAGAACACCGCCGAGATCGGCCGTCGCCAGCTCGCGGCGGCGCGACGGCTCGCCGCCGGCCCGGGCCGGGACCTCGCCCCGGTGGTCGATCACCGACTGACCCACGTCGACTTCGGCGCGGCGCACACGGCCGCCGGCCCCACCGGCCGCGCCGTGCTCGGCGCGGCCTTCGCCGCCGGCACCTCCGACGGTCTGGGCTCCCCGGCGTTCCATCAGGGACCGGGCAACCGCATCGGCGCGATCAGTCGCGCGCTCTACCGCCGCCGCCCGGAGCTGGCCGCCCGGCAGGCGCCGAAGGAGATGTTCCTCCCGGTCGGCGCGCTGGGATGGGTCCAGGAACGGTTGCCGGTGCAACTGGTCCGGCTGGGGGAGCTGCACCTGCTCTGCGTGCCCGTCGAGGTCACCGTGACGGCCGGCGCCCGGCTGCGGGACGCCGTCGCGGCGGCGGCCGGGATCGACGCCGGCGACGTGCTCGTGCAGGGCTACGCCAACGGCTACGCGCACTACCTCACCACCCCGGAGGAGTACGACGCGCAGCGCTACGAGGCGGGCAGCACCGTGTTCGGGCGCAACGAGCTCGCGGCCTTCGTCGAGGCGGCGCAGCGCCTGGCCGCCGACATGGCCGTCCCCCGCCCGAGCGAGCGGGGGACGCCCCCGCCCCGGCAGCGTCCCGGGAGGCTCGGGTCACCGTCGGGCTCGACGGTGCTCAGCCGTCCCCGCCCGGTCCGGGTGACGGCCGTGCACACGCCCGGCCCGGACGGACGGCTCACCGTCGAATTCGCGTGCCCGCACCCGAACCGGGTGATCCCGGAGAGCTACCTGCGGGTCGAGCGGCGCGACGGCGACGCCTGGACGCTCGTCGCCGACGACGACGCCCCGTCGACCGAGCTGTCGTGGACCCGACGCGCCGGCGCCTTCACGGCCGCGGTGACGGTACGGGAGCTGCCGACCGGCGTGTACCGGGTGGGCTACGCACAGGAGCGGCCCGGCCACTACGTGTGGACCGGGCCGCTCCGGGTGCGGTGA
- a CDS encoding ester cyclase: protein MIAHSSRFVMPPESVLRARERLVLDHFRDEVRQDWDATLATFPHPHYELIAPMAVHDGDDAVRGYYAQTRTAFPDQDHELIALRHSVDAVIVEFWLLGTQRGRLGAIPPTGGRHRTRMTAYFVFDEQERLVAERIYFDQLTVLRQLISGLNPRSPKGLLTLARVVVGALRTAGGAPDARLTDTVPPRLDD, encoded by the coding sequence ATGATCGCCCACAGCTCCCGCTTCGTGATGCCGCCCGAGTCCGTGCTCCGCGCCCGCGAGCGACTCGTGCTCGACCACTTCCGGGACGAGGTGCGCCAGGACTGGGACGCCACACTCGCGACCTTCCCGCACCCGCATTACGAGCTCATCGCCCCGATGGCGGTCCACGACGGCGACGACGCGGTGCGCGGCTACTACGCGCAGACCCGCACGGCGTTCCCCGATCAGGACCACGAACTGATCGCCCTGCGGCACAGCGTGGACGCGGTCATCGTCGAGTTCTGGCTACTGGGGACCCAGCGCGGCCGGCTCGGCGCGATCCCGCCCACGGGTGGGCGGCACCGCACCAGGATGACGGCCTACTTCGTCTTCGACGAGCAGGAGAGGCTGGTCGCGGAGCGGATCTACTTCGACCAGTTGACCGTACTGCGCCAGCTGATCTCGGGCCTGAACCCGCGCAGCCCGAAGGGGCTGCTCACGCTCGCGCGGGTGGTCGTCGGGGCGCTGCGCACCGCGGGCGGCGCACCGGACGCGCGGCTCACGGACACCGTGCCGCCGCGGCTGGACGACTGA
- a CDS encoding TetR/AcrR family transcriptional regulator C-terminal domain-containing protein produces the protein MTTERPRRGRPALGAPKLSRAAVVDAALALIDRDGVAEVGMRSIARHLSVDAKSLYNHVRDKDDLLDAVTEHLLRSIVVHVPTGDLRTDLAGIAHAFRAAAQAHPRAATLVLTRQVQSVAALAPTQSILDVLLAAGFAPAEAVHLLRSQLAALIGALLREFEAAPTFGMTDAEAIARREASLAACGLPAVQAVAPELARFDADAEFEYMIGLSISAVEARLPRR, from the coding sequence ATGACCACTGAGCGCCCCCGCCGCGGCCGCCCCGCCCTGGGTGCGCCGAAGCTGAGCCGCGCCGCGGTCGTGGACGCCGCACTCGCCCTGATCGACCGCGACGGTGTCGCCGAGGTCGGCATGCGCTCCATCGCGCGACATCTGTCCGTCGATGCGAAGAGCCTCTACAACCACGTCCGGGACAAGGACGACCTCCTCGACGCCGTCACCGAGCACCTGCTCCGGTCGATCGTGGTGCACGTGCCCACCGGCGACCTGCGCACCGATCTGGCGGGGATCGCGCACGCCTTCCGCGCCGCCGCCCAGGCCCATCCCCGGGCCGCGACGCTGGTGCTGACCCGGCAGGTGCAGTCCGTCGCCGCCCTGGCGCCGACGCAATCGATCCTCGACGTGCTGCTCGCGGCCGGCTTCGCGCCCGCCGAGGCCGTGCACCTCCTGCGTTCGCAGCTCGCCGCGCTGATCGGCGCACTGCTGCGTGAGTTCGAGGCGGCCCCCACGTTCGGGATGACCGACGCGGAGGCGATCGCGCGCCGGGAGGCGAGCCTCGCGGCCTGCGGACTGCCGGCGGTCCAGGCCGTCGCCCCGGAACTCGCCCGGTTCGACGCGGACGCCGAGTTCGAGTACATGATCGGGCTCTCGATCAGCGCGGTCGAGGCCCGGCTCCCCCGTCGCTGA
- a CDS encoding primosomal protein N' — MTAPGPAEAAQAAVELPIARILPLLQVSHLDREFDYLVPPDLDAQAQPGVRVRVRFSGRLVDGYLLERLPRTEHEGRLASLHRVVSPLPVLTEPVLRLITEVGVRYAGTRADVLRLAIPPRHARVEKTLLEQEPVAPTPPDVPEAVLGEYTHGGQFAAAAVAGRAPRAVWQALPGEDWAARLAELAATVVASGRTALLIVPDQTDLDRLAAACAHLDPAVLAAGLGPSARYRRWLLALLGRARLVIGTRSAAFAPLPDLGLIVLWDDGDESLVEPRAPYPHTREVLALRAHQEGAALVIGGFARTPESQALVEAGWAAEITAPRELVRSRSPRIAGTADSDVALARDPLARSARLPAAAFAAAREALDAERPVLVQVPRRGYAPALSCERCRTPARCRRCHGPLEQADGGVLRCRWCAQADPGYRCPACGGTTVRAVIIGAMRTAEELGRAFPGAAVTVSGGATVLAEAPGGRRIVVATPGAEPVVEGGYGAALLLDGWLLLGRADLRAAEETLRRWMNATALVAADGAVVCGADAGIRAVQALIRWDAAGFAAAELAERAEVGFPPATHLAALDGAEGDIRAVVDAAALPDGAEVLGPVDLPPGVRIPGASDTGPPPQRLLVRVARRDGRALAHALFQAQVGRSLRREGDPVRIQIDPLRIG, encoded by the coding sequence GTGACCGCACCCGGCCCCGCCGAGGCCGCACAAGCGGCCGTCGAACTCCCGATCGCCCGGATCCTGCCCCTGCTGCAGGTCAGCCACCTCGATCGGGAGTTCGACTATCTCGTGCCGCCCGATCTCGACGCCCAGGCGCAGCCCGGCGTCCGCGTCCGCGTGCGGTTCTCGGGCCGGCTGGTGGACGGCTACCTGCTCGAGCGGCTCCCGCGCACCGAACACGAGGGCAGGCTCGCGTCCCTGCACCGCGTGGTCTCGCCGCTCCCCGTGCTCACCGAGCCGGTGCTGCGCCTGATCACCGAGGTCGGCGTCCGGTACGCGGGGACACGCGCCGACGTGCTGCGGCTGGCGATCCCGCCGCGGCACGCCCGGGTCGAGAAGACCCTCCTCGAGCAGGAGCCCGTCGCGCCCACGCCGCCGGACGTCCCCGAGGCGGTTCTCGGCGAGTACACCCACGGCGGGCAGTTCGCGGCGGCCGCGGTCGCGGGCCGGGCCCCGCGGGCGGTCTGGCAGGCCCTTCCCGGCGAGGACTGGGCGGCCCGCCTCGCCGAGCTCGCCGCCACCGTCGTCGCCTCCGGTCGTACGGCGCTGCTGATCGTCCCGGACCAGACGGACCTCGATCGGCTCGCGGCCGCGTGCGCGCACCTGGACCCCGCGGTCCTCGCCGCGGGCCTGGGGCCCTCCGCGCGGTACCGGCGCTGGCTGCTCGCCCTGCTCGGCCGCGCCCGGCTCGTCATCGGTACCCGCAGCGCGGCGTTCGCGCCGCTGCCCGATCTCGGCCTCATCGTCCTGTGGGACGACGGCGACGAGTCGCTCGTCGAGCCCCGCGCCCCCTACCCGCACACGCGCGAGGTGCTGGCGCTGCGCGCGCACCAGGAGGGCGCAGCCCTGGTGATCGGCGGCTTCGCCCGCACCCCCGAATCGCAGGCTCTCGTCGAGGCGGGCTGGGCCGCGGAGATCACGGCGCCGCGCGAGCTGGTGCGCAGTCGCTCGCCCCGGATCGCGGGGACCGCGGACTCGGACGTGGCGCTCGCGCGCGATCCGCTGGCCCGGTCGGCGCGCCTGCCCGCGGCCGCCTTCGCCGCCGCGCGCGAGGCCCTCGACGCCGAGCGACCCGTCCTGGTGCAGGTGCCGCGCCGCGGCTACGCGCCGGCGCTCTCGTGCGAACGGTGCCGGACGCCCGCGCGCTGCCGGCGGTGCCACGGGCCCCTGGAGCAGGCGGACGGGGGAGTGCTGCGCTGCCGCTGGTGCGCGCAGGCCGATCCGGGATACCGGTGTCCGGCGTGCGGCGGGACGACGGTGCGGGCGGTCATCATCGGGGCCATGCGCACCGCCGAGGAGCTCGGGCGCGCCTTCCCCGGGGCGGCCGTGACGGTCTCCGGCGGCGCGACGGTGCTCGCCGAGGCGCCCGGCGGTCGCCGCATCGTGGTCGCCACGCCCGGCGCCGAGCCCGTCGTCGAGGGCGGCTACGGCGCGGCGCTGCTGCTCGACGGCTGGCTGCTGCTCGGACGGGCCGACCTGCGCGCGGCCGAGGAGACGCTGCGCCGCTGGATGAACGCCACCGCGCTCGTGGCCGCCGACGGGGCGGTGGTGTGCGGCGCGGACGCCGGGATCCGCGCGGTGCAGGCGCTGATCCGCTGGGACGCGGCCGGTTTCGCCGCCGCGGAGCTCGCCGAACGCGCCGAGGTCGGCTTCCCTCCGGCGACCCACCTCGCGGCGCTCGACGGTGCCGAGGGCGACATCCGGGCTGTCGTGGACGCCGCCGCGCTGCCCGACGGTGCCGAGGTGCTCGGCCCCGTCGACCTGCCGCCCGGGGTGCGGATCCCGGGCGCGAGCGATACGGGCCCGCCGCCGCAGCGGTTGCTGGTGCGGGTGGCACGGCGCGACGGCCGCGCCCTCGCGCACGCGTTGTTCCAGGCGCAGGTCGGGCGGAGCCTGCGGCGGGAGGGCGATCCCGTGCGGATCCAGATCGACCCGCTGCGGATCGGCTGA